The following are from one region of the Juglans regia cultivar Chandler chromosome 10, Walnut 2.0, whole genome shotgun sequence genome:
- the LOC108994080 gene encoding uncharacterized protein LOC108994080, translated as MSKEHPPETLDFFIWTVEDVGLWLEEINLGSYRQIFKENGVNGEYLESMSMFTTEQILRFIRRCHMKWGDFITLCKELRRIKVACLKGDQKVRRPWWAPSCLSILFIKVVRQNRQSRVVSLKLEQ; from the exons atgagcaAAGAACACCCACCGGAGACTCTTGATTTCTTCATTTGGACTGTTGAG GATGTTGGTTTGTGGTTGGAAGAGATAAATCTCGGTAGTTACCGCcagatttttaaagaaaatggtgtCAACGGAGAATACCTGGAAAGTATGTCCATGTTTACCACTGAGCAGATCCTTCGGTTTATAAGACGATGCCACATGAAATGGGGTGACTTCATCACCCTGTGCAAGGAGCTCAGGCGGATTAAAG TGGCTTGCTTAAAAGGGGATCAAAAGGTCCGCCGGCCATGGTGGGCTCCTTCTTGCCTCTCGATACTCTTTATCAAGGTGGTGAGACAGAACAGACAGTCACGAGTTGTTTCCTTGAAGCTGGAACAGTGA